A genomic region of Leptospira barantonii contains the following coding sequences:
- a CDS encoding type II toxin-antitoxin system RelE family toxin has translation MSEYSILLTQSAAKQLNKLPENIADSLIQIIQGLAQNPRPIGSKKLKGREGFRIRKGDYRIIYDIVDRKLIVHVIAIGHRKEIYER, from the coding sequence ATGTCTGAATATTCCATTCTTCTTACCCAATCCGCCGCAAAGCAACTCAACAAACTTCCCGAAAACATCGCCGACTCTTTGATTCAGATCATTCAAGGCCTCGCCCAAAATCCGAGACCGATCGGATCTAAAAAATTAAAAGGAAGAGAAGGTTTTCGCATTCGCAAAGGCGATTATAGAATCATCTACGATATCGTAGATCGAAAACTCATCGTTCATGTCATCGCGATCGGACACAGAAAGGAAATTTACGAGAGGTAG